A genome region from Hymenobacter tibetensis includes the following:
- the gpmI gene encoding 2,3-bisphosphoglycerate-independent phosphoglycerate mutase has product MNKQVLLVILDGWGLAKNKEVSAVDKAQTPFVDSLFQRFPHSKLQASGEAVGLPDGQMGNSEVGHMNIGAGRVVYQELVRINKAIRERKLGNTPAIEKAFEYARTNNRKVHLMGLLSDGGVHSHIEHLKALCTLAHDADVHKVFIHAFTDGRDTDPKGGVAYVNDLEQHLQHGASGRIASIVGRYYAMDRDNRWERVKVAYDLLVNGKGTPSQNLIQSMQDSYKEGVTDEFLKPIVKVGADGLPLATIEEGDVVICFNFRTDRGREITQALTQQDFHAFQMHRLNLHYLTMTNYDATFVGVTPVFEKDNLENTLGAVLEANGKKQIRIAETEKYPHVTFFFSGGRETEFVGETRIMRPSPKVATYDLQPEMSAADLRDALVPELQAKSADFVVLNFANPDMVGHTGVFEAVVKAVETVDACAKAVIEKALASNYACIVIADHGNAEFMMNPDGSPNTAHTTNLVPCILADSDYHGTLSDGKLGDIAPTVLALMGLAQPADMKGVSLLQPGGVATRA; this is encoded by the coding sequence ATGAACAAGCAGGTATTGTTGGTGATTCTCGATGGCTGGGGTCTGGCCAAGAACAAAGAAGTTTCGGCAGTTGATAAAGCCCAGACTCCTTTCGTTGATTCATTGTTTCAGCGGTTTCCGCATAGCAAGCTGCAAGCATCCGGCGAAGCGGTAGGGCTACCGGACGGGCAGATGGGCAACTCCGAGGTTGGGCACATGAACATTGGAGCCGGCCGCGTGGTGTACCAAGAACTGGTACGCATCAACAAAGCTATTCGGGAACGGAAACTAGGCAACACGCCTGCCATAGAAAAAGCCTTCGAGTATGCCCGCACCAACAACAGAAAGGTGCACCTGATGGGGCTGCTTTCCGATGGGGGCGTGCATTCGCACATCGAGCACCTAAAGGCCCTTTGCACCTTGGCTCATGACGCCGATGTGCACAAAGTCTTTATTCATGCCTTCACCGACGGTCGCGACACCGACCCCAAGGGTGGTGTTGCTTACGTAAACGACCTGGAACAGCACTTACAGCACGGCGCTAGCGGCAGAATAGCCTCCATTGTAGGGCGCTACTACGCTATGGACCGCGACAACCGCTGGGAGCGAGTGAAAGTGGCCTACGATCTGCTGGTAAACGGCAAAGGCACTCCTTCGCAGAACCTGATCCAAAGCATGCAGGACTCCTATAAGGAAGGCGTTACCGACGAGTTCCTGAAACCTATTGTAAAGGTGGGTGCCGATGGCTTGCCACTAGCAACTATTGAGGAAGGCGACGTCGTTATCTGTTTCAACTTCCGCACCGACCGAGGCCGGGAAATCACGCAGGCGCTTACGCAGCAGGATTTCCACGCCTTCCAGATGCACCGGCTGAACCTGCACTACCTCACCATGACCAACTACGACGCCACGTTTGTGGGCGTCACCCCAGTTTTCGAGAAAGACAACTTGGAAAACACTTTGGGGGCAGTACTAGAGGCCAATGGCAAGAAGCAGATTCGTATTGCCGAAACCGAGAAGTATCCGCACGTTACGTTTTTCTTCTCGGGAGGCCGCGAAACCGAATTTGTAGGCGAAACGCGCATCATGCGTCCTTCACCGAAGGTGGCCACGTACGACCTGCAACCCGAAATGAGTGCCGCTGACTTGCGCGATGCGCTGGTACCGGAGCTGCAAGCCAAATCGGCCGATTTCGTGGTTCTCAACTTCGCCAATCCCGACATGGTAGGCCATACTGGCGTGTTTGAGGCAGTGGTGAAAGCAGTGGAAACCGTAGACGCCTGCGCCAAGGCGGTGATAGAAAAGGCATTAGCCAGCAATTACGCCTGCATTGTCATTGCTGACCATGGTAACGCCGAGTTTATGATGAACCCCGACGGTTCGCCTAACACGGCCCATACCACCAACCTGGTCCCCTGCATC
- a CDS encoding DUF4783 domain-containing protein has product MKRILFQALVFGWLLLLSVVGQAQGDVFGSISGALRNASSKELSQYFGATVEISIDGDRQSYSATQAEFVMKDFFAKTAPASFEIVHQGGSDGGIPYAVGKYKSKEAMYRVIVKMQNASGTLRIENMAFTKE; this is encoded by the coding sequence ATGAAACGCATTCTTTTTCAAGCTCTCGTATTCGGATGGCTACTATTGCTTTCAGTGGTGGGGCAGGCTCAGGGCGACGTATTTGGCTCCATTAGTGGAGCGTTGCGCAACGCTTCTTCCAAGGAGCTGTCGCAATATTTTGGCGCTACCGTTGAAATCAGCATCGACGGCGACCGGCAGAGCTACAGTGCCACGCAAGCCGAATTTGTAATGAAAGACTTCTTTGCGAAGACCGCACCTGCCAGTTTTGAAATTGTACACCAAGGTGGCAGTGACGGCGGAATTCCGTACGCAGTAGGAAAATATAAAAGTAAAGAAGCGATGTACCGCGTCATCGTGAAGATGCAAAATGCCAGTGGTACCCTACGCATCGAAAACATGGCATTTACCAAGGAGTAA
- the nadC gene encoding carboxylating nicotinate-nucleotide diphosphorylase codes for MGPFHYFCAVQKPSYLTPEALTTFIQTALREDVGDGDHSSLASIPAAAQKRARLLVKDEGVLAGVELAHLIFNEVDSTLRVEQLLADGARVKHGDVVLTVEGRAQSILTAERLVLNCMQRMSGIATHTAFLNTLLDGTKARLLDTRKTSPNFRLCEKWAVLIGGGVNHRYGLFDMIILKDNHVDYAGGIRQAIEATQTYLQQTGRQLPIEIETRSLAEVQEALDTGGIVRIMLDNMSPAQLREAVALINGRFPTEASGGITELTIAEVAATGVDFISVGALTHSTKSLDLSLKAY; via the coding sequence ATGGGGCCTTTTCACTATTTTTGCGCTGTGCAAAAGCCCTCCTACCTCACTCCCGAAGCCTTAACTACTTTCATTCAGACTGCTCTCCGCGAGGATGTAGGAGATGGCGACCACTCGTCGCTGGCGTCTATTCCGGCAGCGGCGCAGAAACGAGCTCGGTTGCTTGTCAAAGATGAAGGCGTATTGGCCGGGGTGGAGCTAGCCCATTTGATCTTCAATGAAGTGGACTCCACGCTGCGGGTAGAGCAACTACTCGCCGATGGCGCCCGCGTAAAGCACGGCGACGTCGTTCTGACGGTGGAGGGCCGAGCACAAAGCATTCTGACTGCGGAGCGCTTGGTACTGAACTGCATGCAGCGCATGAGCGGCATTGCGACGCACACTGCATTTCTGAACACGCTGTTAGATGGCACCAAGGCGCGCTTGCTCGATACGCGCAAAACCAGTCCCAACTTCCGGCTTTGCGAGAAGTGGGCAGTGCTTATTGGCGGCGGCGTAAACCACCGCTACGGCCTTTTCGACATGATTATCCTCAAAGACAATCATGTCGACTACGCCGGCGGTATTCGGCAAGCCATTGAAGCCACCCAAACCTACTTGCAGCAGACAGGTCGGCAACTGCCGATTGAGATAGAAACCCGCAGTCTGGCTGAAGTGCAGGAAGCTCTTGATACGGGCGGTATCGTCCGCATTATGTTGGACAATATGTCGCCGGCGCAACTGCGCGAGGCGGTGGCGCTCATCAACGGCCGCTTCCCGACGGAGGCCAGCGGCGGCATCACGGAACTCACTATTGCCGAAGTAGCCGCCACCGGCGTCGATTTTATTTCGGTCGGCGCGCTTACGCACTCAACTAAAAGTCTCGACCTCAGTTTAAAAGCTTATTAA
- a CDS encoding heavy metal-binding domain-containing protein: protein MRGLSLTRIAGALLLASSLWLSVACESKPAASTATSAATTGGEDQPVAAAYICPMGCEGSASNQPGKCPVCEMTLEPNPDYKPAAQ from the coding sequence ATGAGAGGACTCTCGCTTACTCGCATTGCTGGTGCCTTGCTGCTGGCCAGCAGCCTATGGCTGTCGGTGGCGTGTGAGAGTAAGCCAGCCGCCAGCACTGCAACCTCAGCAGCCACTACAGGTGGTGAGGACCAACCGGTGGCAGCTGCTTACATCTGTCCCATGGGCTGCGAAGGCAGTGCCAGCAACCAGCCTGGCAAGTGCCCAGTGTGTGAAATGACGCTGGAGCCCAACCCTGACTACAAGCCGGCCGCTCAATAG
- a CDS encoding class I SAM-dependent methyltransferase, with translation MPPIASPAPEWFSTWFDSPYYHLLYSSRSYTEAGTFLDVLLAHLHPKADARLLDLACGRGRHAVQLSARGYDVTGVDLSPENIAAARQHAHAGLRFYVHDMRDPLPYGPFDIVLNLFTSFGYFQEESENVVALRNTMTALQPGGKMVVDFLNTERTIRELVTYEHKQLEGIDFHLHRHLDRDFIVKEIKFQTPDGKHHHHQERVRALTLEQFEDYFYLAGLRIAEVLGDYHLHPFEQETSPRMIFILKK, from the coding sequence ATGCCACCTATTGCCTCTCCTGCGCCGGAATGGTTCAGCACTTGGTTTGATTCTCCGTACTATCACTTGCTTTATAGTAGCCGGAGCTACACCGAGGCAGGCACTTTCTTGGATGTGTTGCTAGCACACTTGCATCCGAAGGCTGATGCGCGGCTGTTGGATCTGGCTTGTGGCCGGGGGCGGCATGCCGTGCAACTAAGCGCCCGAGGCTACGACGTAACCGGCGTGGACCTGTCGCCGGAAAATATTGCGGCAGCCCGGCAGCATGCGCATGCGGGTCTGCGCTTCTACGTGCACGACATGCGTGACCCGCTCCCCTATGGGCCGTTTGATATTGTGCTTAATCTGTTTACCAGCTTCGGTTATTTTCAAGAGGAAAGCGAAAACGTAGTGGCCCTGCGCAATACCATGACGGCGCTACAGCCGGGCGGCAAAATGGTGGTCGATTTTCTGAACACCGAGCGCACGATACGCGAACTGGTAACGTACGAGCATAAACAGCTGGAGGGCATAGACTTCCACCTGCACCGCCACCTCGACCGAGACTTTATCGTCAAGGAAATCAAGTTTCAAACGCCTGATGGCAAGCACCACCATCACCAGGAGCGCGTAAGGGCTCTTACCCTCGAGCAGTTCGAGGACTACTTCTATCTGGCTGGGTTACGGATAGCGGAAGTGCTAGGCGACTACCACCTCCATCCTTTCGAGCAAGAGACGAGCCCGCGCATGATTTTTATTTTGAAAAAGTAG
- a CDS encoding ZIP family metal transporter, protein MWFAVLLLFCTVLGAGWSTRLVPTASTTWMKPLLAFSGAYLFTLTITHLLPEALLLVPGDMHRIGYFVLAGFFGQLLLEVFSQGVEHGHVHHHTSHAGRVPFMLLASLIVHSFLEGSILVKAPEAGTVSDNFYAILTGVALHHIPAAFALVAALMLRLGSFQRALPFLVLFALAAPVGIVVSNYVVLDQLLTGGLFAALLGFVAGNFLHVSTTILFETSPEHRLNWPKLAATIAGTALALGVEQL, encoded by the coding sequence ATGTGGTTTGCCGTTTTGCTGTTATTCTGCACTGTGCTGGGTGCCGGTTGGTCTACCCGCCTAGTACCGACGGCTAGTACTACCTGGATGAAGCCCCTGCTGGCTTTCAGCGGAGCATACCTTTTCACCCTTACTATTACGCACCTCTTGCCCGAAGCCCTGTTACTGGTTCCTGGCGACATGCACCGCATTGGGTATTTCGTGCTCGCCGGCTTTTTCGGGCAGTTGCTGTTGGAGGTATTCTCGCAGGGAGTGGAGCACGGGCATGTCCATCATCATACGTCTCATGCCGGGCGGGTACCGTTTATGCTGCTGGCCTCCCTGATTGTGCACTCGTTTTTGGAAGGCAGCATCCTGGTAAAAGCCCCGGAAGCTGGTACTGTGAGCGACAACTTTTACGCCATCCTTACCGGGGTGGCCCTGCACCATATTCCGGCAGCCTTTGCCTTGGTAGCCGCGCTAATGCTCCGGCTTGGCAGTTTTCAACGAGCCCTGCCTTTCCTAGTGTTGTTTGCGCTGGCCGCTCCGGTAGGCATTGTGGTCAGCAACTATGTGGTGCTAGACCAACTTCTGACGGGTGGGCTTTTTGCGGCTCTGCTTGGCTTTGTTGCTGGTAATTTCCTGCACGTTTCCACCACCATTCTTTTTGAAACCAGCCCCGAGCACCGTCTTAATTGGCCTAAGCTAGCTGCCACTATAGCAGGAACCGCCTTGGCATTGGGCGTAGAGCAGCTCTAG
- a CDS encoding chaperone modulator CbpM: MKTHLIRISYHDCALRYGLSETDLRGFVDLGLLATDPSTDTINEEPEHLARLARLQHELGLSKEGIDVVLAMRQRLLALQHELMLQRARARQFEHLLGTTGPTLDADDWL, encoded by the coding sequence ATGAAAACGCACCTTATCCGCATCAGCTACCACGACTGCGCCCTGCGCTACGGCCTGAGCGAAACCGACTTGCGCGGCTTCGTAGATTTGGGCCTCCTAGCTACTGATCCTTCCACCGACACCATCAACGAAGAGCCCGAGCACTTGGCGCGCCTAGCGCGGCTGCAGCACGAGCTAGGCTTAAGCAAGGAAGGCATTGATGTAGTGCTAGCCATGCGGCAGCGGCTGCTAGCCCTCCAGCATGAGCTGATGCTGCAACGGGCCCGCGCCCGCCAGTTCGAGCACCTGCTAGGCACTACCGGCCCCACCCTCGATGCCGACGACTGGCTGTAG
- a CDS encoding DnaJ C-terminal domain-containing protein, producing MEYKDYYKALGVDKKATTDQIKKAYRKLARQYHPDVNPNNPEAERKFKEVNEANEVLSDEEKRRKYDQLGADWQRYQQAGAGAGAGRGSGGFDWSQYAQPGGFNTADFGDDTDFSDFFGSIFGNRGGGRTGGSRAGAGSDYQAELELTLEDAYQGGPRTLNVNGKSLRITIQPGVEDGQTIRLRDQGGPGRNGGPNGSLYITLRVLPDPRFARNGNDLTQEVQVPLYRALLGGEQVVETLAGPVKINIKPETQNGTRLRLRGKGFPVYKQEGQFGDLYLRLTVQLPQQLTDQEKELLRQLAALRNA from the coding sequence ATGGAATACAAGGATTATTACAAGGCCCTAGGCGTAGACAAAAAGGCTACGACCGACCAAATCAAGAAAGCGTACCGTAAGCTGGCCCGCCAGTATCACCCCGACGTGAACCCCAACAATCCGGAAGCGGAGCGCAAGTTCAAAGAGGTGAACGAAGCCAACGAAGTGCTTTCCGACGAGGAAAAGCGCCGCAAATACGACCAACTGGGCGCCGATTGGCAGCGCTACCAACAGGCTGGTGCTGGCGCCGGAGCAGGCCGCGGTTCAGGTGGCTTCGACTGGTCGCAGTACGCGCAACCAGGCGGTTTCAACACGGCTGACTTCGGCGATGACACCGACTTCTCGGACTTTTTCGGTTCCATCTTCGGCAACCGGGGCGGAGGGCGCACGGGCGGTAGCCGAGCTGGGGCCGGTTCCGACTACCAGGCGGAGTTGGAACTGACCTTGGAAGACGCTTACCAAGGCGGCCCCCGCACCCTCAACGTGAACGGCAAGAGCCTACGCATCACCATTCAGCCCGGGGTAGAAGATGGTCAGACCATCCGGCTGCGCGACCAAGGCGGCCCCGGCCGCAACGGTGGGCCCAATGGCTCGCTCTACATCACCTTGCGTGTATTACCCGACCCCCGTTTCGCTCGCAACGGCAACGACCTCACCCAGGAGGTGCAGGTGCCGCTTTACCGCGCTCTACTGGGCGGCGAACAGGTGGTGGAAACCTTGGCCGGGCCCGTCAAAATCAATATCAAGCCCGAAACGCAAAACGGCACCCGTCTGCGGTTGCGAGGCAAAGGATTTCCCGTGTACAAGCAGGAAGGCCAGTTCGGCGACCTGTACCTGCGGCTCACAGTGCAGCTTCCGCAGCAACTCACCGACCAGGAAAAGGAGCTGCTTCGGCAGTTAGCGGCTCTCCGTAACGCCTAA